The genomic DNA TAGCTGGATGCTTTTCATCCTCAAACAGCCAAATCGGAAAATTACTGAGCACACCTCCATCAACGATGAAATTCTTTTTCCCTGTCGCATCGAAAAGCTTGATCGGATCGAAAAAGTAAGGAATGCTAGCGCTCATCCGGACAGCTTTTGCGATTTTGAAGCGCTCCGGCAAGATCCCGTACCGCTCTAGATCATCCGGTAAGACGATCATCCGTCCATTCGTAATATCCGAGGCGATAATGCGAATGGAGCCCTCTTCTAAATCAGCAAACGTTCTGACCCCTTTTTCCGCCAGCTTTTCTTCAACCCATTGCTCGAGCTTTTTCCCCTTGTACAAACCGAGCTTCCAATAGAGCGTCAGCCATTTCATTAACGGAAAGGCCACCGATAACCGCCTTGGATCGAGGAATTCACGCAGATCGACCTCATGCATGAGCGTCTTGATTTCATCAGCGGTATACCCAGCAGCGACGAACGCTGAAAAAATCGCACCAGCACTCGTACCGGCTGTCCTTTTAAAGGTGAGCCCCTTCTCTTCAGCCACCTTCATCGCTCCAATGAATGCGATCGCTCGCACACCGCCCCCTGAAAATACGCCGTCTACCTCCATCATCCCACCTCTCTTCCTTTCTATATATACGAGAAAGTCAGCGGGTTCATTAACAGCTTTTTATGATCGGATTTAAGAAAGGTTCCTTTGTTGTGTATTCAGCTTGATTTATTCGTACGGTACGTGAAATTTTAATAGTGGAGGTAACGGATCGTATTCGGGAGAGATGGGATAGTAAATGGCTTAATTCGGATAGTACACTGCACATTTCGGATCGTAAATCATCAGAATCGGAAAGTAAGTGGACAATTTCGGATAGAAAACAAGTTAATCGGACTGTTTTTTTATTATAAAAAAAACAATCATAACAGATGTCATGATTGTTCCTGTTCTTCTTCATTTTTCCGTTGGACTTCACGCAATCCGGAGATGCGCTCTTCATCCTCGTCAAAATATTGGACGAGATCCCCAATTCGGTCAATCGCATTCCAGCTCAAATGGTGCTCGATTCCTTCCACATCATCATAGATGTTTTCTTGATCCACACCAATGACCTTCAAGAATTCTTCTAATAATTCATGGCGATATACAAGACGTTTTCCGAGTTTTTTACCATTCGGCGTTAGTACAAATCCACGATATTTTTCGTAGACGACATATTTCCCTTTGTCGAGTTTCTGTACCATTTTCGTGACCGATGACGGATGAACTTCTAATGCCTCTGCTATATCTGAAACTCTTGCGTACCCTTTTTCATTGATCAATTGATAAATGCGCTCAATATAATCCTCCATACTTGGAGTTGGCATGTTCTTCCCCTCCAATACCGCAGATCCTGTACCTGTTTCAATTTCAAAACATACTAAAAGGATACAATAATAATGAGTAGGTGACAAGAGAAGCTCTGGATTACGTGAAGTATTCGATCGTCGCTTCCGGAAAGTATTGATGGATATACCCCTCGATCGTTTCTCTCAGCTCTTGCGCCTCATCCTTTTGATAGACGTACTTTCCGATACCATAGCGTCCCCATTTGTACTTCCGCTTTTCTTCATCCATTTCAAGTTTACTTTTCGGATATCTTTTTTGAATAACCTTTTTGGCAGGCTTCGTAAATCTGTGCTGGATCAGCTCGAAGGTGATGTTTTTGAAATAATCGGCTGGAATCATTTCATTGATGATATCAAACAGTTCCTTGTACCCTTCCCGCCAATCATCGTGCAAGTAGAGCGGGGCCACAACAAACCCAAGCGGATAACCCGCTTCAACCACCTTTTTAGCGGCACCTAGTCTTTCCTCAAGAGAGGATGTCGCCATTTCAAAATTTTTGATCACCCATTTACTGTTCACACTGAAACGAAAGCGTGTATTTCCATTATGCTTGGCATCTAAAAGGTGATCCACATGATGATATTTCGTAGTGAATCGCAAACGGCCAAGCTCGGTTTGCCCAATGAATTCAATGGTACGTTTGAGTGAGTGTGTCAGGTGATCGATTCCAACAATGTCGGATGTACATGACGCTTCGAACCTGGTGATTTCGGGCGATCTTTCATCAATGTATTTCTGTGCCTGATCGAAAATTTCATCCAAGTTGACGTATGTTCGGATATACGGTTTGCTACCGAGTGTTGTTTGGAGATAACAATAATGACAATGTCCCATGCATCCTGTCGCAAGTGGAATTGCATATTCTGCGGACGGTTTCGAAGAGTCGAATTTAAGTGTTTTCCGAATCCCGATGACAAGCGTGGACTTAGCGTTCCGATATTTTTGAAGTTCATTCTCTCCTGGTAGATTCCGGACCTGATTATGGGAGGTCGTCTCACGTATTTCGAGTCCCATGTCCTCAAATTTTTCCTTCAATTGATGTGCAAGTGGATATTTTTCCAAAGCCTTTGGTTCGATATAAACCAATTGCGGTACAAACGGTTTCATCAGATTTCACCTCGTGATTAGTATGAGCGAGGTAATGGAATTTAGTCTGATTTTGTTTTGTTGGGATTGAAGAGGGCAGTTCGTGGGGACTTCCGATGGGATAAGGTCTTATTTGGAGATCCACAGGCCATTCTTGCGTCCTCCATTTTGCGTTTTTCCCGTTTTCGGGGACGCATAAGCCTCTCTTGCGTCCCTCATTTTCCGTTTTTCTCATTTTCGGGGACGCATGACCCTCTCTTGCGTCCTTCATTTTCCGTTTTTCCCGTTTTCGAGGACGCATGGACCCATCTTGCGTCCCCCATTTTGGTTTTTTCTCCTTTTCGAGGACGCATGGACCTCTCTTGCGTCCCTTATATTTCGTTTTTCACATTTTCGAGGACGCATGGACCTTTCATGAGTGCATGAAACATTGATTTCTCAGTTTCCGTTACCTCATAAACCCTTCATAAGTGCATGAAACGCCATTTCATTTTACTTACGTGTTCCTCTAGAATAAAAAAACCTCCCTTAATCCAAGGGAGGTTTAATGCCAATTATTAAATTCCGCACTTCAACTGTGCATTACAGTTTGTACATGTGTTACATCCACCGATTTCTTTTACCTTTCCTTTTCGGCAGACTGGGCAAGTGTTTCCTACTTCGTTACCAATCGTTACGTCTGTTGACCGGAGGGCTGCAATCGTATCAACGAGAACAACTTTCTTCGGCTCACTTTCGGTTTGCACTTCTTCATTGTCTTCGAAGCTGTTTTCTTCCGCTTTTAAAGTCAGAACTTGAGAGTCCCGGCTACCATCTACATAAACTGTACCACCTTTTGCTCCACCGTTATAAAGACGCTCATAAACCGCTTGTACCTGTTCAACCGTATAGCCTTTTGGAGCATTGACAGTCTTACTGATTGAGCTGTCGATCCAGTTCTGGATGACACATTGCGTGTCAGCATGGGCTTCAGGTTTTAGTTCCATCGCTGATACGAACCATTCAGGTAAGTTGTCAGCATCTGCATTTTCATTTCTTGACAGGTATTCATTTACGATATCGGCCTTCACTTCAATGAACTTTCCTAAGCGACCGCTTCGGAAGTAAGAGAAGGAGAAGTAAGGTTCCAGCCCTGTGGATACCCCAACCATAGTTCCTGTGGAGCCAGTAGGAGCTACAGTCAACAAGTGTGAGTTGCGGATTCCGTGTTCAAGAATACCTTGTCGGATATCTTCTGGCATCTTCTTCATATAGCCTGTATTGATGAAGGCTTCTCGAAGCTCTCTCGTCTCTTCATCTGTTTTACCGACTAAGAATGGGAAGCTGCCTTTTTCTTTAGCCAACTCAATTGATTCTCGATAAGCTGTCGTCGCCATCGTTTCGAAGATTTCATCGACGAGCTTGTTGCCTTCTTCTGATCCGTACTTCGTCTCACAGTAAATGAGCAGATCATGCAAGCCCATCACACCTAGACCGACACGGCGTTCACCAAGCGCTTGTTCACGGTTTTTCTCTAAAAAGTAAGGTGTTGCATCGATGACGTTATCCTGCATGCGGACACCCGTACGTACCGTCTCTTTCAGCTTCTCAAAATTGACTGTCTTAGTGTCTTTATCAGCGACATTTGCCAAGTTTACAGCTGCTAAATTACAGACGGAGTAAGGTGCGAGAGGTTGTTCCCCGCATGGGTTCGTCGCCACGACCTTCTGTCCATATGCTTTTGCGTTTGTCATTTCATTCGCATTGTCTATAAAGAAGATCCCTGGTTCAGCTGAATAGGTGGCACAGATGTTGATCAGGTTCCAAAGTTCACGTGCTTTAATCCGCTTGTAAACACGAATGCCGTAACCAAGTGCTTCCCATTCCCGAACATCTCCGTATTCGTGCCATTTGTTGTTGTATTCAAGCATTTCTTCAAACGTGTAATTTTCCACATCCGGGAAACGTAATTCGTATTCTTCGTCGTTTTCGACTGCTTCCATGAATTCTTTGGTCACACATACCGAGATATTCGCCCCAGTCAAGAACTCTGGATTATGGACGCTGTAAGTTCCGCCCGTACGTAGCTTTTCTTCCGCTTCCTTGATCGCTTTATCCGTGAACCCGCCTTGACCCGGGATGCTCTTGTAATTGACGATTCCCTGGTACATCGCTTGTTCGGTTTCAGTCAGTGGAGTGAACTTCAGCTTATCAAGAGCCAGCTGTTTAATTCGATCGTCCTTCGTATTTTCTACTAAGTATCGTAAAATTCTCGGGTTTTGCATTTTTGAAATGATGAATTCGATAATATCAGGATGCCACGTAAATACCGTCCCTTTCAGGATACTTTAACTCTGCATGTGCAGACGGTCTAGACTATATCATCACCCTCAGCATTACCTGTTAGGGGTTGGGCGCTTCGAAGATCAAATGATCCCCTACTCTACTCCCCGAAACTAATTCAGGTTTCGATAGTCGTTGAACCTTCACCTTTAAAGGTGCTTGGCTGCTGATTGTCCAATACGATCAATTTTTGGCATTCACGCTCACCGTTTCCAGTCACGTTGTAGCTTGATCGTCTCTAAGGAATTTTCAGCAATTCACCCAATTTTCTAGTCATCCATTGTCTGAATGACGCGGACTAGAAAATTCAATCCGCTAACATGATCATTTGCGCTCCACGCTAGTTTGTTACTCACTTGTAGTCCAAGTGGGTGTAGTCATTTCTGCTACACTCTCATGCTTTCACATGAGGTCAGACTATATCATCAAAGAAGAAAATTTTTTGTATTTCCTTTGCAATCTAATGTCTCCATGTTTGTATAGGTGAATGAAAATAGTTTTAACATCATTAAGACTTGAGATATGAAGATCAAAACATCCTTCTTTTTGGCGTATTGAATTTACATTTAGTGCAATATTGTTCTCTTGTAGAAAAATCAATATTCCCTCTAACAGTTGCTTAGAGCCGGTTATACCAAACCTTGTTTTCAAATAGGTTTTATTTCTATCTGGATAGTACCTTTTATAAACTCTTATATTTCCATCTGCATCAAAAATACCTCGTAAGAAGCTCCATTGTAGTTGATTATCACCAAATGGTATCCAGCACTCTCTACCGGTCTTATTTGGTGTAATACCTAATTTTATTAAATCGTCACACATTTTTGTACAGCTGATTGTTAATGTATATTTATTTTGTTCATTAGGAGCATTTCTTTTTCTAAACTTGATTGCTTCTTTCATATTTATTTCTGATGCTATATCTTCAAGCAACTGTTTGTCTTCTTCCGCCAAAGAAAGAACTAATCGTTTTGATTTCATCCTGTCGAATACCGTTCCATCACCTAAAATATAGCCAACTAAATATGCTTGATTAGGTGTATTTATGGCTGAAAAATAATTTTCGTCATAGTTATATTTTTTATTTGCTAGGATTCCAGCCTCACCAGGTTTTCTAGGGTTAAAAACCTTCATGGTTTCATTCCAACGATGTAAGGTCCCCCTACTGATATCAAGTATTTCAGCAATTTTAACTTGGCTATATCCTTCTTCATGAAGAATTTTAGCTACTTTCATCATTTCTTCTTTGTCTCGTGCCTCATAACCACGTTGCCGCATGTTATGATTTACTCCTTCCTTAATTTCCATTTGTACTCCTCCACATTTCAGGAAACCTTAGGAAGTTTTAATAGTCGTTGAACGTTTATCTCAGTTTCCTAAGATACTTCGCTGCTGATTGCCCATTGTTTCATCCTTGAAATTTTTCCGCTTTCACGATCGCTGTTACCAGCCGCGTTGTAGCTTTCAAGGCTTTAGGGTGTTCCAGCAATTCACGAGATTTTAATCCCGCCGATTGGAGCGATTTAACGGGACCCGCCCTGCTCAACCAAATGCGTCAGCTTGGCAATGTCGTCGAGCCATGAGACTGATCCGGAGGATTTTCCGTTTACACCTTTTGCGAGTGTGTTACGTGGTCGGAGCGTTGAACCGTTCGTTCCGACTCCGCCTCCACGGCTCATGATTTCCATCACTTGCTTCCGGTGATCTGAAATTCCTTCGCGGGAATCCTCCACGAACGGCATGACGTAACAGTTGAAATACGTGACGTCTGTTGCCGCTCCTGCTCCGTACAGGACACGTCCCGCCGGAACAAAATTCAAGTTCACGAGCTCCTTGTAAAATTTCTCGAAGGACTCCTGTTTCTTCTCTTCTGTCGTTTCTACTGCTGAAAGCCCTGTCGCATTTCGTTTTGCAATCTGTTCATAGTAGATTTCCAGCGGCTTATCGATCGTATCAAGGGATCGTTTTACGATACCTGTTTCGACCTCTTCCGGTTTATCCAATACACCTCGATAATCGTCTTCTACCTTCACTTCTGCCATTTTATGTTCGTGGTCTATTGAAACGACAAATCCGACACCTCTTGCCGGGAACTTCGGATCATCTTTTACAGTCAGTACGACGAAGTCCCCTTCCTTCAACGTCCTTTTCTCGGTATCTTTAAAAGAATACCGGTCCAACATAACCAATCGTGATACACCTTTATGCGTCGTATGCATGTCCGGTGTGATCGGATGCACCTGCTCAAACTTTGCTATGTCCTCATTCAACCGGTCAATGTTGATATGATGTCGTTGTTCCCCTGTTACAATCGCCATCCAGGATCCTCCTCATTCTTTTTTAGATTCTATGTTTTTCTATTATGTCTTTTGGATACCCAAATCATAGCACATCTAATCTTCAAATATCAATATATAGTGTACATTATATTTTAATAATACAATATATTGTGTCCTAGAGAACGAATAAGGTTGACCTTGTCAAAAATAAAAACATATGAAAAATGTAGAATTATGAAGATTTATGGATGATAAATAAAGCTAATCCACTCAAAGGATAAAATCATCCGATTGCACGATTCTTCTTTTTCTGAGCTTCAGATGTGCCAAAAGATTTCCAATCTCCTTCTTTTTTTCCGACAAAAAAAATAAAAAACTGCGACCTGAAAATGTCGCAGTTTTTTTCTTAACGTCGATACGTCCATTCATCGTTCGCATAACGTCTTTCCATGATTTCATCTACATATTGTTTTTGTTCGTCTGACAGTTCAAGTGGAACGAACTCGATATCAAGGCCTTCCGCAAACCCTTCTTTAAATGCTATCTTCGATTCTTCAATCGTTACACGTTCTGAGCGGAGGTCGTTGATTGCGACTGCTTTTTTGCTGAATGCTTTTTGCATCCGTTCCCGTACGCGGTCATTAGCAAATTTAAAGCAATCAAATAACTTGTCTTCGTCTATATCCAGAAGGATGGACCCGTGTTGCAGGATGACGCCTTTTTGTCGCGTTTGTGCACTTCCAGCGACTTTTCTACCTTCGACGACGAGCTCGTACCACGACGGGGCATCAAAGCATACAGCGGAACGCGGATTTTTCAGTCCTGCTTTTTCTTCCTCTGTCCGAGGTACTGCGAAGTAAGCCTCCAATCCTAAGTTCCTGAAACCTTCCAAAATCCCTTCTGATATCACACGGTAAGCCTCTGTTACCGATTGAGGCATTTTCGGATGCTCTTCGGATACGATGACGCTATACGTCAATTCCTTGTCATGTAGAACAGCTCTTCCACCCGTCGGACGCCGAACAAAGCCATATCCATGCTTTTTGACAGCCTCCATATTGATTTCTTTTTCAACCTTTTGGAAGTAACCAACCGATAGGGTCGCAGGGTTCCATTCGTAGAAACGGACGACCGGTTTGATCTCCCCTCTGCTGTGCCATTCCAATAACGCTTCGTCCAATGCCATATTATAAGCTGGTGAGCAAGCACCAGAATCAATGAAATACCATTGTTCCTTCATAAGTTATGTACGCCTCTTTCCTTTTCTAGTACCGTTCATAGTTTATCAGATTCATGTGCACCGTACAATTTATTCGGATACACATGAACTTTACTTTGCGAATACGCCCAATCCTGTATATAATGGACATGGTGTATTTATCAGAGTATTGAAAGAGATTCATATTAGGGGGAAGAAGATAATGGATTGGATTTTATGGGTGCTGCCACTAGCCTTGATCGTTTATATGATCATTGCTGGACTCTATCAGCGCAGACATTTGAAGACATTGACTGAAGAGGAGTTCCGCAGCGGCTACCGTAAAGCGCAATTGATCGATGTCCGTGAAGCAAGAGAGTTTGAAAATGGACATATTCTAGGAGCTCGAAACATTCCGTTGTCCCAGCTTCGTATGCGACATAAGGAAGTCCGCCAAGACCAGCCCGTCTACCTATACTGTGAAAGCGGTATGCGTACAGTCAGAGCTGCGGCGATCTTAAGGAAAAAGGGTGTCAAGGACCTTTACAACCTTAAAGGCGGATTCAAAAAATGGTCAGGTAAAGTGAAAAAAGGGAATAAATAAATGCATGTTAAAAAGCCTCAGTTCCACAAAGAACTGAGGTTTTTTATGAAATTAACTTTAAACCGATCGCCGCTCCTAAAACCATTCCGATAAAAACAATCCTTTTCCAATCTGTTGATTCACCATACCAAAGCATGCCTAAGAGTGCTCCACCGGATGCTCCAATTCCAGTCCAAACGGCATAAGCAGTCCCCATAGGTAGCGTTTTCATTGCATAAGCAAGAAAGAGAAAACTCGCTCCGAATCCGAGAATTAGAAGAACGAAGGATTGCCAGTTCCTGTCCTTATGCAGTTTGTTAATCATCACAACACCTAGCATTTCACATAAGCCGGCTAAAATTAACGATCCCCATGCCATTATGATTCCTCTCCTCCCTCAGCTTTGTCTATAGTAACGGATTTCAATCCAATTACACCGATCAACAAAATGGCAATTAATATAATTTTTCCAACTTTAAATGGCTCTCCAAAAAAGAGGATTTCTGAGAAAACAGTTCCTGCAGTACCGATTCCCACAAATACGGCATATACCGTTCCCACGGGTAGTTTTCGCCCGGCCATAATCATTAAATAAAAGCTTATGATAATTGAAGCAACCGTACCGGACCAAGTCCAAAAATCATATGCGTGTTTTAAACCAATCACCCACATGACTTCAAAAAAAGCAGCAATGAAAACTTTTAACCAATTCCGATCCACGTTCGTAACACCTCCACGCTTATTCTTACCAAATAACCCATAAACAAAAAAACTGGGAGACCACTGTATAAACAGATCTCCCAGGCTTTTATCCTTCCGTGTCACAGTTGAAAAACTGTGTGTTTTCTCTCGGACCAGACCAGCTCAGCAAAGCTACGGAACCCTAGAAAACAATCGATTTTTTTCAATTGTATCTAATTCATACCGGCAGTCCCTTTTATTGCTTCGTCTTTCTGCTCAGGATTCTGGACTAAATAATACGAGATGGCCTCAATAAACTGTTCGCCGTACTTTTCGAGTTTATTTTGTCCCACTCCCGTTATCGTTAAGAATTCCTCTCTTGACTGCGGCTGTTTCACACACATATCTTTTAATGCCGTATCTGCAAATATTACGAAAGGCGGTACGTTTTCTTTTTCCGCAATCTCTTTACGGACCTTTCGAAGTTCCTCGAACAACGGATCATTGACTGCAACTTGTTTTGTTTGGATAGCTTCTTTTCGCTTCACGATTTCTTTTCCGAGAAGAACGTCCTTCCCTTTTTCTTTAATGTAAAGGGTAGGAAATGTACCGTGTTCGACAGCAATCAGTTCCTGTGAGATGAAAAACTCGATTAAGTCCGTCACTTCTTTCGAACTTTTTTCTTTCATCAAACCATAAGTCGGAAGTTTATTGAGACGCAACTCCAGTACTTTTTTATTCTTCGAACCTGTTAGAACTTGTGCGATGATCGTCTTTCCAAATCTCTTCTGCCCCATTCTCACGATACAAGACAGTACGATTTGAGCTTCTCGTGTCACATCGATACTTTCTCGTGAATCCGTACAGTTGCCGCACCGTCCACATGAGGGAGGATCCTCGTTGCTGAAATAGCTGACAATCGA from Pseudalkalibacillus sp. SCS-8 includes the following:
- a CDS encoding patatin-like phospholipase family protein gives rise to the protein MEVDGVFSGGGVRAIAFIGAMKVAEEKGLTFKRTAGTSAGAIFSAFVAAGYTADEIKTLMHEVDLREFLDPRRLSVAFPLMKWLTLYWKLGLYKGKKLEQWVEEKLAEKGVRTFADLEEGSIRIIASDITNGRMIVLPDDLERYGILPERFKIAKAVRMSASIPYFFDPIKLFDATGKKNFIVDGGVLSNFPIWLFEDEKHPAKRPVIGFQLQPSQYEQKPNNITNAISLFHGLFDTMMDAHDARHISEAHSADIVFIPVQQISMINFDLSDQLIDQLTDFGKESTEKFLRTWRHYPPHKKTIVTLKKSSTL
- the mntR gene encoding transcriptional regulator MntR, producing MPTPSMEDYIERIYQLINEKGYARVSDIAEALEVHPSSVTKMVQKLDKGKYVVYEKYRGFVLTPNGKKLGKRLVYRHELLEEFLKVIGVDQENIYDDVEGIEHHLSWNAIDRIGDLVQYFDEDEERISGLREVQRKNEEEQEQS
- the splB gene encoding spore photoproduct lyase — encoded protein: MKPFVPQLVYIEPKALEKYPLAHQLKEKFEDMGLEIRETTSHNQVRNLPGENELQKYRNAKSTLVIGIRKTLKFDSSKPSAEYAIPLATGCMGHCHYCYLQTTLGSKPYIRTYVNLDEIFDQAQKYIDERSPEITRFEASCTSDIVGIDHLTHSLKRTIEFIGQTELGRLRFTTKYHHVDHLLDAKHNGNTRFRFSVNSKWVIKNFEMATSSLEERLGAAKKVVEAGYPLGFVVAPLYLHDDWREGYKELFDIINEMIPADYFKNITFELIQHRFTKPAKKVIQKRYPKSKLEMDEEKRKYKWGRYGIGKYVYQKDEAQELRETIEGYIHQYFPEATIEYFT
- a CDS encoding helix-turn-helix domain-containing protein gives rise to the protein MEIKEGVNHNMRQRGYEARDKEEMMKVAKILHEEGYSQVKIAEILDISRGTLHRWNETMKVFNPRKPGEAGILANKKYNYDENYFSAINTPNQAYLVGYILGDGTVFDRMKSKRLVLSLAEEDKQLLEDIASEINMKEAIKFRKRNAPNEQNKYTLTISCTKMCDDLIKLGITPNKTGRECWIPFGDNQLQWSFLRGIFDADGNIRVYKRYYPDRNKTYLKTRFGITGSKQLLEGILIFLQENNIALNVNSIRQKEGCFDLHISSLNDVKTIFIHLYKHGDIRLQRKYKKFSSLMI
- a CDS encoding biotin/lipoate A/B protein ligase family protein, with the translated sequence MKEQWYFIDSGACSPAYNMALDEALLEWHSRGEIKPVVRFYEWNPATLSVGYFQKVEKEINMEAVKKHGYGFVRRPTGGRAVLHDKELTYSVIVSEEHPKMPQSVTEAYRVISEGILEGFRNLGLEAYFAVPRTEEEKAGLKNPRSAVCFDAPSWYELVVEGRKVAGSAQTRQKGVILQHGSILLDIDEDKLFDCFKFANDRVRERMQKAFSKKAVAINDLRSERVTIEESKIAFKEGFAEGLDIEFVPLELSDEQKQYVDEIMERRYANDEWTYRR
- a CDS encoding rhodanese-like domain-containing protein, with translation MDWILWVLPLALIVYMIIAGLYQRRHLKTLTEEEFRSGYRKAQLIDVREAREFENGHILGARNIPLSQLRMRHKEVRQDQPVYLYCESGMRTVRAAAILRKKGVKDLYNLKGGFKKWSGKVKKGNK
- a CDS encoding multidrug efflux SMR transporter, with translation MAWGSLILAGLCEMLGVVMINKLHKDRNWQSFVLLILGFGASFLFLAYAMKTLPMGTAYAVWTGIGASGGALLGMLWYGESTDWKRIVFIGMVLGAAIGLKLIS
- a CDS encoding DMT family transporter, yielding MWVIGLKHAYDFWTWSGTVASIIISFYLMIMAGRKLPVGTVYAVFVGIGTAGTVFSEILFFGEPFKVGKIILIAILLIGVIGLKSVTIDKAEGGEES